Proteins encoded within one genomic window of Methanobacteriales archaeon HGW-Methanobacteriales-1:
- a CDS encoding DNA methylase, producing the protein MGEKRTLIETFLPVEEISAESKIEKKGRAPTFELHYWWTRKPLVAARATVLGALLPEDFDVIEFKRLLGLGDKKKRAHKYDLSKSQLESLKKKYKEVWGNDKPSILDPFAGGGSIPFEAVRMGCTAFSNDYNPVAHLIQNATIDYPAKYSEKLYEDVELALNWVFDKAQAELNEFYPKHNGKDVSAYIHAWMVSCPDCGFKNPLVGKWWLSDTKEKKIYLKPIIDTEKRLKMEICYGTDVPERTVIGGKGKCLDCGKTIPNDHIKNEILENDEEMLLAVVLLAKKGKEYDLPNENDLKAFQKSKEILDKNWDLFLKEDLIPIEKMPEGDIRSTKYLKYWYKFLNPRQRLLFITLIKLIREYIDTHDFKGNKDYKIAIATYLSFILGKHIDYNCRSIGWIQKREIVAHALTARGISMMWDHAEVNPFVKASGTLISVNNRILRSLNYSIEKLKNLDDKKIIIENRSILDSEFKTQIIVTDPPYFDDVQYPELSEFFYVFEKRALQNLIDLPKETPKSQDLSVGGNRSEELFQHLFTLSCQKMNSMLTDDGILIMYFAHSSVKAWDFVLTALRNAKLRITATWPIHTESPDNPLARGKASIMSSIVIVARKRQTEKSGFIEEIKEDLADDLKEKFNELWNHGLRGADITVAAMGATLNQLTQYSEIKSISGDFNVTDILELAEIYVVQYTLDKFIKNSESLDGATRFYVYCRLSELDAMPFDTANLISKSLNIDLSTLDSSGLVLSIKKGKTKGVKLLKFNERENIDDRTLIDCVHLSMRAYESGGKREFKSTLNNIQYSSLDIFNVLSAFQHLESGDPEKQIALQILGKSADLIPEKGQTTFD; encoded by the coding sequence ATGGGAGAAAAAAGGACGTTAATTGAAACATTTTTACCTGTTGAAGAAATTAGTGCCGAGTCTAAGATCGAAAAAAAAGGGAGAGCTCCAACTTTTGAATTACATTATTGGTGGACCCGGAAACCTTTAGTAGCTGCTAGAGCAACAGTATTAGGGGCTTTATTACCTGAAGATTTTGATGTTATTGAATTTAAACGTTTATTAGGTTTAGGAGATAAAAAAAAAAGAGCGCATAAATATGATTTAAGTAAAAGCCAATTAGAAAGCTTAAAAAAAAAATACAAAGAAGTTTGGGGGAATGACAAACCTTCTATTTTAGATCCATTTGCGGGCGGAGGATCAATTCCATTTGAAGCAGTTAGGATGGGATGTACTGCATTCTCCAATGATTATAATCCAGTTGCCCATCTAATTCAAAATGCTACAATAGATTATCCTGCAAAATATAGTGAAAAATTATATGAAGATGTAGAATTGGCTTTAAATTGGGTTTTTGATAAAGCACAAGCGGAATTAAATGAATTTTATCCCAAACATAATGGTAAAGATGTATCAGCATATATTCATGCTTGGATGGTTTCTTGTCCTGACTGCGGATTTAAGAATCCGTTAGTAGGGAAATGGTGGCTTTCTGATACCAAAGAAAAGAAAATTTACCTTAAACCCATAATTGACACTGAGAAAAGATTAAAAATGGAAATTTGTTATGGTACTGATGTTCCAGAAAGGACTGTAATTGGTGGAAAAGGTAAATGTCTAGATTGTGGTAAAACAATTCCTAATGACCATATTAAAAATGAAATACTTGAAAACGATGAAGAAATGCTCCTAGCAGTTGTATTATTAGCAAAAAAAGGTAAAGAATATGATTTACCTAATGAAAATGATTTGAAAGCATTCCAAAAATCAAAAGAAATTTTAGATAAAAATTGGGACTTATTTCTCAAAGAAGATTTAATACCTATTGAAAAAATGCCAGAAGGGGACATAAGAAGTACAAAATATCTAAAATATTGGTATAAATTTTTAAATCCACGCCAAAGACTGTTGTTTATTACTCTTATAAAATTGATTAGAGAATATATTGATACTCATGATTTTAAAGGAAATAAAGATTATAAAATCGCTATAGCTACTTATCTATCATTTATTCTTGGAAAACATATAGATTACAACTGCAGATCCATTGGTTGGATCCAAAAGAGAGAAATAGTTGCGCACGCTCTGACAGCGCGAGGAATTTCGATGATGTGGGATCATGCCGAGGTTAATCCTTTTGTAAAGGCTTCAGGAACATTAATAAGCGTTAATAATAGAATATTAAGAAGCTTAAATTATTCTATTGAAAAATTAAAGAATTTAGATGACAAAAAGATCATTATAGAAAATAGATCTATTCTAGATTCTGAATTTAAAACACAAATAATAGTAACTGATCCTCCATATTTTGATGATGTTCAATATCCAGAATTGAGCGAGTTTTTTTATGTTTTTGAAAAAAGGGCACTGCAAAATTTGATTGATTTACCTAAAGAAACTCCTAAGTCTCAAGATCTTTCTGTTGGAGGAAATCGGAGTGAAGAGCTATTTCAGCACCTGTTCACACTTTCATGTCAGAAAATGAACTCAATGTTAACAGATGACGGAATATTAATTATGTATTTTGCCCATAGTAGTGTTAAAGCATGGGATTTCGTTTTAACAGCACTTAGAAATGCTAAACTCAGAATCACTGCAACATGGCCAATACACACAGAAAGTCCCGACAACCCCCTTGCAAGGGGAAAAGCATCAATTATGTCTTCAATAGTGATTGTAGCTAGAAAACGCCAAACAGAAAAGTCGGGATTTATAGAAGAGATAAAAGAAGATTTAGCAGATGATTTAAAAGAAAAATTTAATGAATTGTGGAATCATGGTTTACGTGGTGCTGATATAACAGTTGCAGCAATGGGAGCTACTCTAAATCAATTAACACAATACTCTGAAATAAAAAGTATCAGTGGAGATTTTAATGTCACTGACATCCTTGAATTAGCAGAAATTTATGTTGTCCAATATACACTTGATAAGTTCATTAAGAATTCTGAAAGCTTGGATGGTGCTACTAGATTCTATGTTTATTGTAGATTAAGTGAACTAGATGCTATGCCTTTTGATACTGCCAATTTAATATCAAAAAGTTTAAATATAGATCTAAGCACTTTAGATTCGTCAGGACTCGTATTATCCATTAAAAAAGGTAAAACTAAGGGTGTTAAATTATTAAAATTTAATGAAAGAGAGAATATTGATGATAGAACTTTAATAGATTGTGTGCATTTATCAATGAGAGCATATGAATCCGGTGGTAAACGCGAATTCAAGTCTACACTAAACAATATTCAATACTCATCATTAGATATTTTTAATGTCTTATCTGCATTCCAACACCTAGAATCAGGAGATCCCGAAAAACAAATAGCTCTCCAAATACTCGGAAAATCAGCCGACCTAATCCCTGAAAAAGGCCAAACAACATTTGATTAG